One Drosophila santomea strain STO CAGO 1482 chromosome X, Prin_Dsan_1.1, whole genome shotgun sequence DNA segment encodes these proteins:
- the LOC120456718 gene encoding mitochondrial import inner membrane translocase subunit Tim13 → MAPNQHDLERIRQQIVLANIQELIQKMTHRCFDVCIAMPGLELRSTEHDCLANCMDRFMDSVQVVSCQYFRRRRRHQQIRLTRSSASIASPPASASTFIPKPPATTASEPVPSASNEEKVK, encoded by the coding sequence ATGGCGCCCAACCAGCACGACCTCGAGCGGATTCGCCAGCAGATCGTGTTGGCCAACATCCAGGAGCTGATCCAGAAGATGACGCATCGCTGCTTCGACGTATGCATTGCCATGCCGGGACTGGAGTTGCGCTCCACGGAGCACGACTGCCTGGCCAACTGTATGGATCGGTTCATGGACTCGGTTCAGGTGGTGTCGTGTCAGTATTTCCGACGCCGGCGTCGCCATCAGCAAATCCGTTTGACCCGCTCCTCCGCCTCCATCGCATCACCacccgcatccgcatccactTTCATACCCAAACCCCCAGCCACAACTGCATCTGAACCCGTACCTAGTGCCTCCAATGAGGAAAAGGTCAAATGA
- the LOC120455959 gene encoding cofilin/actin-depolymerizing factor homolog: MASGIDLSRECKHVFEQIRKLKQHRYAVFVIQEEREIKVELLGVREANYDDFLRDLQRGGANQCRFAVYDYAYRHQCQGTSSTCLKEKLFLMLWCPTLARIKDKMLYSSTFAVLKREFAGVQKCIQATEPEEACRTAVEEQLRSLDRE; the protein is encoded by the coding sequence ATGGCATCTGGCATCGATCTGAGCCGCGAGTGCAAGCACGTGTTCGAGCAGATCCGAAAGTTGAAGCAGCATCGCTACGCGGTCTTCGTCATCCAGGAGGAGCGAGAGATCAAGGTGGAGTTGCTGGGTGTTAGGGAGGCCAACTATGATGACTTTCTTCGGGATCTGCAACGTGGTGGAGCCAATCAGTGCCGCTTTGCCGTCTACGACTATGCGTATCGGCACCAGTGCCAGGGCACCTCGTCCACCTGCTTGAAGGAGAAGCTATTCCTGATGCTCTGGTGCCCGACGCTGGCCAGGATCAAGGACAAGATGCTGTACTCCAGCACGTTTGCGGTGCTCAAGCGGGAGTTTGCCGGCGTCCAGAAGTGCATACAGGCCACCGAACCGGAGGAGGCCTGTCGCACTGCTGTCGAGGAGCAGCTGCGCTCCTTGGACAGGGAGTAG